The genomic window TGCCTGCACTCCCAAGGTTCTCCTGTGGTCCGGAGTGTGGGTCTGGGACCCTGGGACTTGACCCCTAGAATCCCGGGGACACCAGCCCCTGGCCCTGGGGGAGCCCCTGTCATCCCCGCTCCTGCCCTTGGTCCCTTAAACTCCAGCCCTGCCCCATCTTCCTCCTGTACCTGTGTCACTGAGGCAAGTTCTGGGGAGCAGGGGGAGGGTCCTGGGGAGAGGCCCAGGGTCTGGAAAGTAGCGGGTGGTTATTCTTCCCCATCCTTGGAGACCAGTCCAAGCATCCCATAGGGAAGCCTCCCGGGCGCCCCCTTTCAGGAGCCCCCTGCATCCCACCTCTGCCCGGCACTGGGCTCCAAGTGACCTCGTGTCCTTCACCTCCCCTGCCTGCCAGGGCAAGTGAGGCTTCCAGCAGGCAGCCACCTACTGCCACAAGCACAGGGCATGGCCCACACCCAGGCCTCTCCGGCCGGCACCTCCCTCAACAGAGCTCCCACAGTTCCTCCAGAAGTGTCCAGGCCAGCCCCTGCCACCTGCCCTCCTGCTGGGCGGAAAGAATGGACCTGGGTGAAGAATCCCCTTAGTGTCCGCAGTccagaggctgtggcagaagCCTTCACCCCTCTCAAGGCCTCCAGGGCAGCCACTGCCCCCACTCCAGCCCTTGGTGTCCCCAGGGCCCAGGCACCCACCCAGCCCCCAGGGCCCCAGGCACCCGCCCAGCCCCCAGGGCCCCAGGCACCCACCCAGACCCCAGGGCCCCAGGCCTGATTTCCCACTCAAGGTTTTGTCAAGGGTACATGGGGGGCCCTCTCTGGAGCCAGCAGCGTCCCTTGAACTCAGCACCAAACAAGCCTGAGTGACAACAGAATTAAAACCTTTAGACTGAACGTTTACCGGCGACTAcgttttttcatcattttcacaAATCAGGGACATTTGTACCAATTGGCAGGGCCCACCCTATGACTGCCGGCCCCCTAGAGCCCTGGCCAGGGCCCAGGTCTGGGGCTGCTGCTGGGAGGCCTGTTGTGAGTGGTGGTACCGGAGCTCAGGGTGCCCCCAATTCCTCTTCCGGCCCAGGTGGTCTTCACCAGGCCTACAGCAGGGGGCTGAGGGCAAGCACCCCCTTCTTGAGGATGAGGTTTCCGTAGAGGGCTGTCTCCCTGCAGAGGAGCCAAGCCCAGCACTGAGCTGGGCTGCAGGGCCAGGGTGCTGAGACCTTTCTCCAGCctctgggggacagagcagaCCCCGTCCACCTTCACCCACTTGATGCTCAGGCAAATGGGGGCCCTGCCCCCCAAATTCCTCCCTGGTCTCTCCACTCTGTGGGACATCTAGCCTCAGCCAGGCAGAAGCTGAGAAGAGGGTAGGGGCAGCTCCTGAGGCCCCGGTGGGGACAGGGGCAGCTCCTGAGGGCCCGGTGGGGATGGGGACAGGTCTGAGTCAGCTGGAACTCACCCCGTTGCCACAACAGCAAAAGCCTTCTTAGCCCGCTCATAAAACTCAAACCTCTCTAACTTTGCCAGGGCTCTCTGGAAGACAAAATGGCAGGGTTGGAGGAAACCCTGTCCAGAAACCCTCATGGGCCAGCCCTGGACTCCCCAGGGCCCCAAGTAGGGAGGGCACCAGGAAATGGGGCCTCTCAGTTCCATTTCTTGGGCTCTCCCTCTGCAGGGGCCCCAGGGTCACTCAGCCTCTGGCTCCCGAGGCCTAGGACGGGGGCCCCAGGACATTGTGGATGAGGAACCTGCCATGCTTGGTttctgcctggcctgggaccACCCAGCCAGCTCAGCAGACTGTCAAGCCCCTGCCAGCTGTCCTAGGGGGTCCCCTGCCCAGGACGAGAGACTCTGGCCTCCCCTTATGGAGGCCCTGCCCGAGACCTGCCAGTGGGTTGCCCGGGAGAATGGGCCTGTCTCCTTGCAGGGCAAGGTGAGGAGGGGGCTAGGCCTCTGACCAACCATAGCCAGGATGGGGCAAGAGACCTGGGACCAGGGGGTACTCCCCCAGGGGAGACTGAGGAGGTGGAGGCCAGGCATCCTGCGTCCTCCAGGCTTCACTCACAGGCTGTGGTGGGTGAGGACCCCTCCCACCTCGCCCCGGCAGGTCAGGATCCTGGGCGGAGTTGGGGGGCAGGTGGAAAGCTCGGGGGCAGAGGAAGAGGGCCCACACTGCCCATGTGTACCTCTTCCACCTGGCTGGTGAGGGAGCGCCCAGTGGTCCGGGGTTCTCAGGGTGATGGGTGGGAGACCGCTTGAGGACAGAGCTTGGGACCCTGTCTTTGGCTCCCACTGAGCCTCCAGGAGACAGGGGGTCCCTGGCCCTTTCCCCACAATTGGGGCTGCAGGCTCACCGTGCAGCCGGCCCTGTGTAGAATGGACTCGTACTCCGTCCACACCGGGGTCTGCAGGCCCCTTTCCTTGTCGCTGGGCACCAGCTCCATGACTGCAGCCTAGAGGGAGGGGTCAGCTCTGGGGCCCTGGATGCTGCCAGCCTTCCTGGTCAGGTGACCATTCAGGACTCCCCCGGTGAGGATCAGGGCCCCTTGGGGACACATGGCTTCTCCCCCCCACTCCAAGGCAGGTGGGCCCTATGAAGCCCGCAAAAGGGGAAACCGAGGCGCGGAGCACCAGGGTGCAGGGGCGACTCAACCCTCACCGGACTCTCCACATAGGTGTCCAGGGGGAGCAGCTTCAGCAGGGCCTCCAGGAGCGGCGGGATGCCCAGGCCTGGAGGGCAGAGGGGGCGGCACTCAGTCTCCAGCCCGCCTGCCCGCCTGCACCCTCCACACTGCAAGCATGGACTTGGGGCCACCACAGGCCACAGAGGAGCCTCAGAGCCAGGAGCACTGCTCACCCGCCCGCCCTGCCCTGGGGGACCTGGGGCTCGCTCACCGTCTGCACGGATCTCCAGGGGCCCACACTGGCAGATGGAGGAGGCCGGGAAGTTCAAGTCCGCAAGAACTAAACAGCCGGGAGGACAGCGCGTGGTCAGCACCTATCCCTGCCCTCGGGGTCGGCGCCGCCCATCCTCCCACCCAGTCACGGCGGCAGATCGTGGCCACAGGGGGTCTCAGGTCAGCCGGTTGGGCGCCCCCACCGCCGGCCGCAGTCAGTCTGCAGGGCTGGAAGCCAGGCGGGGAggcggggaggtggggagggcaaGGTCCCCGCCTGGGAGGCGGAGAGGCGTCAACAGCTGCCCGCCAGGCTGTCGGGTGCTGCCCAGGCCAGGGGGCCGACCCGGACCCCGCCGCCTCCCCAGGGGCCAGAGGACGCGCAGCCGCCCGCGATGCCCGGACCAGGCCCCCGGCCACCCAGCCCCTGCCCCGGGACCCCAGGCCCCAGGAGAAGAAAAAGCGCCGAACCCTCGGGCGCAGCCCAGACGCGGCGGCCCTCGGGCCGTCTGGGGAGGGACTCGGGGAGAAGCTCCGGCCGGCCCCGCCCAGAGCCCCACGAGGTCGCGGTTCCCTGAAGAACGCGGGGGAAGCCAGGGAGGCCCGAGCGACGCCCCCACCCCAGGACCCGGCCCTTCTCGGCCCGGGGGTCCCCGCGCAAGCCTCGCCCGCCTGCCTGCCCCGGCGTGGTCCCCGCGGCCCCGGCCCGCTGCGCTCACCGATCTCGTCCCCGTGCCCCATGCGCGCCAGCGCGTAGAGCAGCTCGGGGGACAGCAGCGCGGGGACACCCTTCAGCGCCACCATGGCCTGGCGGACGGGGCGGGGCCTTGCGGGGAGGGCGGGGTTTACGGGCCGGGGCGGGGCTTTACACGGAGGGCGGGGTTTGTGGGGAGGACGGAGCTTTTGGGTCCCGGGCTTGGGGATCCGCTGGGGCTGGGGTTCGGGGCTGGGGTCCGCTTACGGCTCTTGCAAGGGCGGGGAGCCCCGGGAACTGGGGACACTCGGGCTGAGTCGGAGCGTGGGGGCAACACCCACCCAACCCACGGGCGCCTCGCCAGGTCCGAGATTTGGGCGCCCGCGCGCTGTGGCCGGGGCTCCCCAGTGTCCCTACCCGAGCTTCCCACCTCGAGCTCCCTCAGGCAGAAGGGGTTCAACTGCCGCCCTCTGCGGCCTCCCCTCATGAGGGTCTCTGCCCTCTGACCACATCGTGCTGCCCTTAGGCCTGGCAGAATGGCCGGAGCGCACCGGGTCCCTGGAGTCACCAGGGCAGGCAGCTGGACTCAGGCCTTCAGCCCACGCTCCCGAGGGGCGGGAGCACGGGACACGGGAGCCAGGACATTAGACCCCCTGGAGGGGGTCCAGGAGGGCAGCCAGGCCCAGCTTCCAGGCTCAGCCGCGAGTGCCAGGACACCTAAGGGTCCTCCGTCATCCCCCGGTGTCAGCGGCCTGCAACCCCCTTCCCAGGATGGCGGCGTCCTGACCTTTGGCTGGGCTCAGGCTGGCCGGGCCCTCCCTCCACGAAGCCATCTTCTTCCACCTGATTCCCAGCTGGACGCTAGCTGTGGGGCCAGATCTGTGGCCCTGGCTCTCAGCCCTGAGGTGACACAAATGCTCCGAGGCCTGGTGGCTcctaaaaagttctgaaaatcaATCTGTATGTGAAAAATGACAAAGCCGCCTCAGAAAACCCAGAGGAAACAGACGTCTCCATGTTGAACTGCTTCGCCCTAGGAGCCTGTCCCCACGGGAAGTGGCCTGGGCTGCGTCAGAAAAGCCTGGTGGGGCCACCCACGCTGGCACCCAGCAGCACCTGAACAGCTGGCCC from Theropithecus gelada isolate Dixy chromosome 9, Tgel_1.0, whole genome shotgun sequence includes these protein-coding regions:
- the FUOM gene encoding fucose mutarotase isoform X3 — translated: MVALKGVPALLSPELLYALARMGHGDEIGLGIPPLLEALLKLLPLDTYVESPAAVMELVPSDKERGLQTPVWTEYESILHRAGCTRALAKLERFEFYERAKKAFAVVATGETALYGNLILKKGVLALSPLL
- the FUOM gene encoding fucose mutarotase isoform X2, translated to MVALKGVPALLSPELLYALARMGHGDEIVLADLNFPASSICQCGPLEIRADGLGIPPLLEALLKLLPLDTYVESPAAVMELVPSDKERGLQTPVWTEYESILHRAGCTRALAKLERFEFYERAKKAFAVVATGETALYGNLILKKGVLALSPLL
- the FUOM gene encoding fucose mutarotase isoform X1 — protein: MVALKGVPALLSPELLYALARMGHGDEIVLADLNFPASSICQCGPLEIRADGLGIPPLLEALLKLLPLDTYVESPAAVMELVPSDKERGLQTPVWTEYESILHRAGCTRALAKLERFEFYERAKKAFAVVATGGWRKVSAPWPCSPAQCWAWLLCRETALYGNLILKKGVLALSPLL